The following proteins are encoded in a genomic region of Reichenbachiella sp.:
- a CDS encoding cold shock domain-containing protein, which translates to MKQGKVKFFNESKGYGFIVDDEDSKEYFVHISGLIDQVKEGDAVTFDLKEGKKGLNAVDVKQA; encoded by the coding sequence ATGAAACAAGGTAAAGTAAAATTCTTCAACGAGTCCAAAGGATATGGGTTTATCGTTGATGATGAAGATTCAAAAGAGTATTTCGTTCACATTTCTGGTCTTATCGACCAAGTGAAAGAAGGAGATGCGGTGACGTTTGATTTAAAAGAAGGTAAAAAAGGCTTGAACGCGGTAGACGTAAAACAAGCTTAA
- a CDS encoding alpha/beta hydrolase gives MPSIKINGAEIYYEIHGIGPETIVFSHGLLMSGKMFKAQVDYFKARYKCVIYDHRGQGRSEVTEEGYDMESLTSDAIGLINELKLGPCHMVGLSMGGFVTMRLAARHRELLKSIMLVETSADVEPNKFKYNLLNTIVKLFGVKAVINKVMPIMFGQTFLNDPNRQDEVEYWRGEILSNQKTITKSVTGVIQRDSVSKELGKVSVPTLVIAGDEDVATTLEKARNIKLKIPQAHLAVIKRAGHSSTIEEPRQVIEAMEVFLNGVH, from the coding sequence ATGCCATCAATCAAGATTAACGGTGCAGAGATATATTATGAAATACACGGCATAGGTCCGGAGACTATAGTTTTTAGTCATGGTTTACTAATGAGCGGGAAGATGTTCAAAGCGCAAGTCGATTATTTCAAAGCTCGATACAAATGTGTGATTTATGATCATAGAGGACAGGGCAGAAGTGAGGTGACCGAAGAAGGTTATGATATGGAGAGCTTAACTTCGGATGCCATTGGATTGATCAATGAGCTGAAACTTGGACCATGTCACATGGTAGGACTTTCTATGGGAGGTTTTGTCACGATGCGATTGGCGGCACGACATAGAGAATTGTTGAAGTCCATCATGCTTGTTGAGACCTCTGCTGATGTAGAGCCTAATAAGTTTAAGTATAATCTGCTGAATACGATTGTAAAGCTATTTGGTGTCAAGGCCGTCATCAACAAAGTAATGCCCATCATGTTTGGTCAGACTTTCCTTAATGACCCTAATCGTCAGGATGAAGTGGAATATTGGAGAGGGGAAATTTTGAGTAATCAAAAGACCATCACAAAATCGGTTACTGGTGTCATTCAAAGAGACAGTGTGAGTAAAGAGTTAGGGAAGGTATCAGTGCCTACACTAGTCATTGCAGGTGATGAGGATGTAGCCACCACTTTAGAAAAGGCTCGAAATATTAAATTGAAAATCCCACAAGCACACTTAGCCGTCATCAAACGTGCCGGTCATTCATCGACCATCGAAGAGCCTCGACAAGTGATCGAGGCCATGGAGGTGTTTTTGAATGGGGTGCATTAA